In one Methylobacterium sp. SyP6R genomic region, the following are encoded:
- a CDS encoding NADH-quinone oxidoreductase subunit D: MGEHSIRNFSINFGPQHPAAHGVLRLVLELDGEVVERVDPHIGLLHRGTEKLIEVKTYLQATPYFDRLDYVAPMNQEHAFCLGIERLLGIEVPRRAQLIRTLYCEIGRLLSHLLNVTTQAMDVGALTPPLWGFEEREKLMIFYERASGARLHANYFRPGGVHQDLPPSLIDDIEAFCETFPQIVDDLDDLVMSNRIFKQRNVDIGIVSVEEALAWGFSGVMVRGSGIPWDLRKSQPYEAYAEMEFDIPVGKNGDTYDRQVIRMEEMRQSVRIMKQCIAKLREPAGQGPIATQDGKVAPPPRREMKRSMEALIHHFKLYTEGFHVPAGEVYAAVEAPKGEFGVYLVADGTNKPYRCKIRAPGFAHLQAMDWMCRGHMLADVSCILGTLDIVFGEVDR; this comes from the coding sequence ATGGGCGAGCACAGCATCCGCAACTTCTCGATCAATTTCGGCCCACAGCACCCGGCGGCGCACGGCGTGCTGCGCCTCGTGCTGGAACTCGACGGCGAGGTGGTCGAGCGCGTCGATCCGCATATCGGCCTGCTCCATCGCGGCACCGAGAAGCTGATCGAGGTCAAGACCTACCTCCAGGCGACGCCCTATTTCGACCGGCTCGACTACGTCGCGCCGATGAACCAGGAGCACGCCTTCTGCCTCGGTATCGAGCGCCTGCTCGGCATCGAGGTGCCGCGCCGGGCCCAGCTGATCCGCACCCTCTACTGCGAGATCGGCCGGCTGCTGTCGCATCTCCTCAACGTCACCACGCAGGCGATGGATGTCGGCGCCCTCACGCCCCCGCTCTGGGGCTTCGAGGAGCGCGAGAAGCTGATGATCTTCTACGAGCGTGCCTCGGGTGCTCGTCTCCACGCCAACTACTTCCGGCCGGGCGGCGTCCACCAGGACCTGCCGCCGAGCCTGATCGACGACATCGAGGCGTTCTGCGAGACCTTCCCGCAGATCGTCGACGATCTCGACGATCTCGTGATGTCGAACCGCATCTTCAAGCAGCGCAACGTCGATATCGGCATCGTGTCGGTCGAGGAGGCGCTGGCCTGGGGCTTCTCGGGCGTGATGGTGCGCGGCTCCGGCATCCCGTGGGACCTGCGCAAGTCGCAGCCCTACGAGGCCTATGCCGAGATGGAATTCGACATCCCGGTGGGAAAGAACGGCGACACCTACGATCGCCAGGTCATCCGCATGGAGGAGATGCGCCAGTCGGTGCGCATCATGAAGCAGTGCATCGCCAAGCTGCGCGAGCCGGCCGGCCAGGGGCCGATCGCAACGCAGGACGGCAAGGTCGCGCCGCCGCCGCGGCGCGAGATGAAGCGCTCGATGGAAGCGCTCATCCACCACTTCAAGCTCTACACCGAGGGATTCCACGTCCCGGCCGGCGAGGTCTATGCCGCGGTCGAGGCGCCCAAGGGCGAGTTCGGCGTGTATCTCGTGGCGGATGGCACCAACAAGCCGTATCGCTGCAAGATCCGCGCTCCGGGCTTCGCCCACCTCCAGGCGATGGACTGGATGTGCCGCGGCCACATGCTGGCGGACGTGTCGTGCATCCTCGGCACGCTCGACATCGTGTTCGGCGAGGTGGACCGGTGA
- the nuoK gene encoding NADH-quinone oxidoreductase subunit NuoK gives MIGLSHYLTVAAILFTLGVLGIFINRKNIIVILMSVELILLAVNINLVAFSTHLGDIVGQVFALFVLTVAAAEAAIGLAILVVFFRNRGSIAVEDVNMMKG, from the coding sequence ATGATCGGTTTGAGCCATTACCTGACGGTCGCCGCGATCCTGTTCACCCTCGGGGTGCTCGGCATCTTCATCAACCGCAAGAATATCATCGTCATCCTGATGTCGGTCGAGCTGATCCTGCTCGCGGTGAACATCAACCTGGTGGCGTTCTCGACCCATCTCGGCGACATCGTCGGCCAGGTCTTCGCCCTGTTCGTGCTGACGGTCGCCGCCGCCGAGGCCGCCATCGGCCTCGCCATCCTGGTGGTGTTCTTCCGCAACCGCGGGTCGATCGCCGTCGAGGACGTCAACATGATGAAGGGCTGA
- a CDS encoding NADH-quinone oxidoreductase subunit C, with protein sequence MSNGITIRAHTQSEQGDAVLQALSDTLAASLGAAINDRTIAFGELTLIVEGSEILRVLTHLRDDPACAFSTFIDICGADYPARAKRFDVVYHLLSMRHNRRIRVKVQTDERTPVPSAIPVFPAANWFERETYDLYGILFSGHPDLRRLLTDYGFEGHPLRKDFPLTGFVEVRYDQDEARVVYEPVRLTQEFRNFDFLSPWEGTDYVLPGDEKADKAPAKG encoded by the coding sequence ATGAGCAACGGCATCACCATCCGGGCCCATACCCAGAGCGAGCAGGGCGACGCGGTCCTCCAGGCCCTGTCCGACACGCTTGCCGCGAGCTTGGGCGCCGCGATCAACGACCGGACGATCGCCTTCGGCGAACTGACCCTGATCGTCGAGGGCTCCGAGATCCTGCGGGTGCTCACGCATCTGCGGGACGATCCAGCCTGCGCCTTCTCTACCTTCATCGACATCTGCGGCGCCGACTACCCGGCGCGGGCGAAGCGCTTCGATGTCGTCTACCACCTGCTGTCGATGCGCCATAACCGGCGCATCCGCGTGAAGGTGCAGACCGACGAGCGCACGCCGGTCCCGTCCGCGATCCCGGTCTTCCCGGCCGCGAACTGGTTCGAGCGCGAGACCTACGACCTCTACGGCATCCTGTTCTCGGGCCATCCGGACCTGCGCCGGCTGCTCACCGATTACGGCTTCGAGGGGCATCCCCTCCGCAAGGACTTCCCGCTCACCGGCTTCGTCGAGGTCCGCTACGACCAGGACGAGGCCCGGGTGGTCTACGAGCCCGTGCGACTGACGCAGGAATTCCGCAACTTCGACTTCCTGTCCCCCTGGGAGGGCACCGATTACGTGCTCCCGGGCGACGAGAAGGCCGACAAGGCACCGGCGAAAGGCTGA
- the nuoH gene encoding NADH-quinone oxidoreductase subunit NuoH: protein MTVWEVLGTVLLVALKSVALLVALLVFIAYALLADRKIWAAVQLRRGPNVVGPWGLFQSFADLLKFVLKEPVIPAGANKSLFLLAPLIFATLALAAWAVIPLADGWPIADINVGIIYIFAISSLGVYGVIMGGWASNSKYAFLGALRSAAQMVSYEVSLGFVIVTVLMCAGSLNLSQIVRAQDTSLGILGWYWLWLFPMFVVFFISALAETNRPPFDLPEAESELVAGYMVEYSSTPYLLFMLGEYVAIVTMCALGTILFLGGWLSPIPFAPFTWVPGLIWFALKASFLFFMIAMVKAMVPRYRYDQLMRLGWKVFLPLSLVMVFVVAFVLKLTGLAPVS from the coding sequence ATGACCGTCTGGGAGGTGCTGGGCACCGTCCTCCTCGTGGCCCTGAAGAGCGTGGCGCTGCTGGTGGCGCTGCTCGTCTTCATCGCCTACGCGCTGCTCGCCGACCGCAAGATCTGGGCGGCGGTGCAGTTGCGCCGCGGCCCGAACGTGGTCGGGCCCTGGGGCCTGTTCCAATCCTTCGCCGACCTCCTGAAGTTCGTGCTGAAGGAGCCGGTGATTCCGGCCGGCGCCAACAAGAGCCTGTTCCTCCTGGCGCCGCTGATCTTCGCCACCCTGGCGCTCGCCGCCTGGGCGGTGATCCCGCTCGCCGACGGCTGGCCGATCGCCGACATCAATGTCGGCATCATCTACATCTTCGCGATCTCGTCGCTCGGCGTCTACGGCGTCATTATGGGCGGCTGGGCCTCGAACTCGAAATACGCCTTCCTCGGCGCGCTCCGCTCGGCCGCCCAAATGGTGTCCTACGAGGTCTCGCTCGGCTTCGTGATCGTGACGGTGCTGATGTGCGCCGGCTCGCTCAACCTGTCGCAGATCGTGCGGGCGCAGGACACCTCGCTCGGCATCCTCGGCTGGTACTGGCTGTGGCTGTTCCCGATGTTCGTGGTGTTCTTCATCTCGGCGCTCGCCGAGACGAACCGCCCGCCCTTCGACCTGCCGGAGGCCGAATCCGAGCTCGTCGCCGGCTACATGGTGGAATACTCCTCCACCCCGTACCTGCTGTTCATGCTCGGCGAGTACGTCGCCATCGTCACGATGTGCGCGCTCGGCACGATCCTGTTCCTCGGCGGCTGGCTCTCCCCGATCCCGTTCGCGCCCTTCACCTGGGTCCCGGGCCTGATCTGGTTCGCCCTCAAGGCCAGCTTCCTGTTCTTCATGATCGCCATGGTGAAGGCCATGGTGCCGCGCTACCGCTACGACCAGCTCATGCGGCTGGGCTGGAAGGTCTTCCTTCCGCTCTCGCTGGTCATGGTCTTCGTCGTCGCCTTCGTCCTCAAGCTGACCGGCCTCGCGCCGGTCTCCTGA
- a CDS encoding NuoB/complex I 20 kDa subunit family protein, with amino-acid sequence MSLTTVRAPAIAPQPKGILDPSTGKPIGANDPTFLTISDELADRGFLLTTTDDLITWARTGSLMWMTFGLACCAVEMMQMSMPRYDCERFGFAPRGSPRQSDVMIVAGTLTNKMAPALRKVYDQMPEPRYVISMGSCANGGGYYHYSYSVVRGCDRVVPVDIYVPGCPPTAEALLYGVLLLQKKIRRTGTIER; translated from the coding sequence ATGTCCCTCACCACCGTCCGCGCCCCCGCGATCGCGCCGCAGCCGAAGGGTATCCTCGACCCCTCCACCGGCAAGCCGATCGGCGCAAACGACCCGACCTTCCTGACGATCAGCGACGAACTCGCCGATCGCGGCTTCCTCCTGACCACCACCGACGACCTCATCACCTGGGCCCGCACCGGTTCGCTGATGTGGATGACCTTCGGCCTGGCCTGCTGCGCCGTCGAGATGATGCAGATGTCGATGCCGCGCTACGATTGCGAGCGCTTCGGCTTCGCCCCGCGCGGCTCGCCGCGCCAGTCCGACGTGATGATCGTCGCCGGCACGCTGACCAACAAGATGGCGCCCGCGCTGCGCAAGGTCTACGACCAGATGCCGGAGCCGCGCTACGTCATCTCGATGGGGTCCTGCGCCAACGGTGGCGGCTACTACCACTATTCCTACTCGGTGGTGCGCGGCTGCGACCGGGTGGTGCCGGTGGACATCTACGTCCCGGGCTGCCCGCCGACCGCCGAGGCCCTGCTCTACGGCGTTCTGCTGCTGCAGAAGAAGATCCGCCGCACCGGCACCATCGAGCGCTGA
- the nuoG gene encoding NADH-quinone oxidoreductase subunit NuoG — MTKILVDGIEVDVPPDYTLLQACEVAGAEIPRFCFHERLSIAGNCRMCLVELKGAPKPVASCAWAVRDCRPGPNGEPPAVSTKSALTKKAREGVMEFLLINHPLDCPICDQGGHCDLQDQAMAYGVDSTRYGENKRAVEEKYIGPLVRTAMNRCIHCTRCVRFLAEVAGVPDLGAIGRGEDMEITSYLERAMESELQGNVADLCPVGALVHKPQSYNVRPWELNKTESVDVMDAVGSAIRVDTRGREVMQIEPRVNEAINEEWISDKTRHVVDGLRLQRLDRPYLRENGRLRPASWAEAFGAIAAKLKGADPKRVGAIVGDLAGAEEIFALKILMGALKVRNLDCRQDGAMIDPAWGRSAYTFGPGIAGIEQADAILIVGANPRTEASLLNARIRKRWRMSPVQIGVIGEDADLTYPHAYLGAGPETLAEIASGRHSFAEALKGAERPLVIVGQAALARADGAALLAAVAKLVQGLGSKAEGWNGLGVLQNAASRVGALDLGFVPGEGGLTFAEMVQGGALDVLFNLGADEVEVGPGAFVIYQGTHGDKGAHRADVILPGAAYTEKSATYVNLEGRVQLANRAAFPPGDAREDWAILRALSDVLGQRLPFDSLTALRKALYTAHPHFAGIDQVAQSDGVAALTTLAGLSGEAGREPFRPAVADFYLTNPIARASRVLAECSGLARGRALEAAE, encoded by the coding sequence ATGACCAAAATCCTCGTCGACGGCATCGAGGTCGATGTCCCGCCGGACTACACCCTGCTCCAGGCCTGCGAGGTCGCGGGCGCCGAGATCCCGCGCTTCTGCTTCCACGAGCGCCTGTCGATCGCCGGCAATTGCCGCATGTGCCTGGTCGAGCTGAAGGGCGCGCCCAAGCCCGTCGCCTCCTGCGCCTGGGCCGTGCGCGATTGCCGCCCGGGCCCGAACGGCGAGCCGCCGGCGGTGTCGACCAAGTCGGCCCTGACCAAGAAGGCCCGCGAGGGGGTGATGGAGTTCCTCCTCATCAACCACCCGCTCGATTGCCCGATCTGCGACCAGGGCGGCCATTGCGACCTGCAGGACCAGGCGATGGCCTACGGCGTCGACTCGACCCGCTACGGCGAGAACAAGCGCGCCGTCGAGGAGAAGTATATCGGCCCGCTGGTGCGGACCGCGATGAACCGCTGCATCCACTGCACCCGCTGCGTCCGCTTCCTGGCGGAAGTCGCCGGCGTGCCGGATCTCGGCGCCATCGGCCGCGGCGAGGACATGGAGATCACCTCCTACCTCGAGCGCGCGATGGAATCGGAGCTGCAGGGCAACGTCGCCGATTTGTGCCCGGTCGGCGCGCTGGTCCACAAGCCGCAATCCTACAACGTCCGCCCCTGGGAGCTGAACAAGACCGAGTCCGTCGACGTGATGGATGCGGTCGGCTCGGCGATCCGCGTCGATACCCGCGGCCGCGAGGTGATGCAGATCGAGCCGCGGGTGAACGAGGCGATCAACGAGGAGTGGATCTCCGACAAGACCCGCCACGTCGTCGACGGCCTGCGCCTCCAGCGCCTCGACCGGCCGTACCTGCGCGAGAACGGCCGCCTGCGCCCGGCCTCCTGGGCCGAGGCCTTCGGGGCCATCGCGGCGAAGCTGAAGGGCGCCGATCCGAAGCGCGTCGGCGCGATCGTCGGTGACCTCGCGGGTGCGGAAGAGATCTTCGCCCTCAAGATTCTGATGGGCGCGCTCAAGGTCCGGAACCTCGATTGCCGCCAGGACGGCGCGATGATCGATCCGGCCTGGGGCCGGTCCGCCTACACCTTCGGTCCCGGCATCGCCGGCATCGAGCAGGCGGATGCGATCCTGATCGTCGGCGCCAACCCGCGCACCGAGGCCTCGCTCCTCAACGCCCGCATCCGCAAGCGCTGGCGGATGTCGCCGGTCCAGATCGGCGTGATCGGCGAGGACGCGGATCTCACCTATCCCCACGCCTATCTCGGCGCGGGCCCCGAGACCCTGGCCGAGATCGCGTCGGGCCGGCACAGCTTCGCCGAGGCGCTGAAGGGCGCCGAGCGTCCACTGGTGATCGTCGGCCAGGCGGCGCTTGCCCGTGCCGACGGCGCGGCCCTCCTTGCCGCGGTCGCCAAGCTGGTCCAGGGCCTCGGTTCCAAGGCCGAGGGCTGGAACGGTCTCGGCGTGCTCCAGAACGCGGCGTCCCGCGTCGGCGCCCTCGATCTCGGCTTCGTGCCGGGGGAGGGCGGCCTGACCTTCGCCGAGATGGTGCAGGGCGGCGCGCTCGACGTGCTGTTCAACCTCGGCGCCGACGAGGTCGAGGTCGGCCCGGGCGCCTTCGTGATCTACCAGGGCACCCACGGCGACAAGGGCGCCCACCGCGCCGACGTGATCCTGCCGGGCGCGGCCTATACCGAGAAGTCGGCGACCTACGTCAACCTCGAAGGCCGGGTCCAGCTCGCCAACCGCGCCGCCTTCCCGCCGGGCGATGCCCGCGAGGATTGGGCGATCCTGCGCGCCCTGTCGGACGTGCTCGGCCAGCGCCTGCCGTTCGACTCGCTGACCGCGCTCCGCAAGGCGCTCTACACCGCGCATCCGCACTTCGCCGGCATCGATCAGGTCGCGCAGAGCGACGGCGTCGCCGCGCTGACGACGCTGGCGGGTCTCTCGGGCGAGGCCGGCCGCGAGCCGTTCCGCCCGGCGGTGGCCGATTTCTATCTCACCAACCCGATCGCCCGCGCCTCGCGGGTGCTCGCCGAGTGCTCGGGTCTCGCCCGCGGGCGGGCCCTCGAAGCGGCGGAATGA
- the nuoF gene encoding NADH-quinone oxidoreductase subunit NuoF translates to MLADQDRIFTNLYGLHSPGLEAAKKRGAWDGTKFLLQQGRDWIIEEMKKSGLRGRGGAGFPTGLKWSFMPKKSDGRPHYLVVNADESEPGTCKDREIMRHDPHLLIEGCMLACFAMGAHACYIYIRGEYVAEKHALQRAVDEAYAARLVGESNLHDYPFDIYVHHGAGAYICGEETALIESLEGKKGMPRLKPPFPANMGLYGCPTTVNNVESIAVAGTILRRGGAWFAGLGRPGNTGTKLFCISGHVNKPCNVEEELGITFRELIDRHCGGMRGGWDNLLCSIPGGSSVPLVPAAEIIDAPMDFDTLKNLKSGLGTAAVMVFDKSTDMVATIARIAYFYKHESCGQCTPCREGTGWMWRVMLRMAEGRAQKREIDMLLDVTKQIEGHTICALGDAAAWPIQGLIRHFRPEIEKRIDRYTANPHPTPVPMAAE, encoded by the coding sequence ATGCTCGCCGATCAGGATCGGATCTTCACCAACCTCTATGGTCTCCACTCCCCCGGTCTCGAGGCCGCGAAGAAACGCGGCGCGTGGGACGGGACCAAGTTCCTGCTCCAGCAGGGCCGGGACTGGATCATCGAGGAGATGAAGAAATCGGGCCTGCGCGGCCGCGGCGGCGCCGGCTTCCCCACCGGCCTGAAGTGGTCCTTCATGCCGAAGAAGTCGGATGGCCGGCCGCACTACCTCGTGGTCAACGCCGACGAGTCGGAGCCGGGCACCTGCAAGGACCGGGAGATCATGCGGCACGACCCGCATCTCCTGATCGAGGGCTGCATGCTGGCCTGCTTCGCCATGGGCGCGCATGCCTGCTACATCTACATCCGCGGCGAGTACGTCGCCGAGAAGCACGCGCTCCAGCGCGCGGTGGACGAGGCCTATGCCGCCCGCCTCGTCGGCGAGAGCAACCTCCACGACTACCCCTTCGACATCTACGTCCACCACGGCGCCGGTGCCTACATCTGCGGCGAGGAGACGGCGCTGATCGAGAGCCTGGAGGGAAAGAAGGGGATGCCGCGGCTGAAGCCGCCGTTCCCGGCCAATATGGGCCTCTACGGCTGCCCGACGACGGTGAACAACGTCGAGTCGATCGCGGTGGCCGGCACCATCCTGCGCCGCGGCGGCGCCTGGTTCGCGGGCCTCGGCCGGCCGGGCAATACCGGCACCAAGCTGTTCTGCATCTCGGGCCACGTCAACAAGCCGTGCAACGTCGAGGAAGAGCTTGGCATCACCTTCCGCGAGCTGATCGACCGGCATTGCGGCGGCATGCGCGGCGGCTGGGACAACCTGCTCTGCTCGATCCCCGGCGGCTCCTCGGTGCCGCTGGTGCCGGCGGCCGAGATCATCGACGCGCCGATGGATTTCGACACGCTGAAGAACCTGAAGTCGGGTCTCGGCACCGCCGCCGTGATGGTGTTCGACAAGTCGACCGACATGGTCGCGACGATCGCCCGCATCGCCTACTTCTACAAGCACGAGTCCTGCGGCCAGTGCACCCCGTGCCGCGAGGGCACCGGCTGGATGTGGCGCGTGATGCTGCGCATGGCCGAGGGCCGGGCGCAGAAGCGCGAGATCGACATGCTGCTCGACGTGACGAAGCAGATCGAGGGCCACACGATCTGCGCGCTCGGCGACGCCGCCGCCTGGCCGATCCAGGGCCTGATCCGGCATTTCCGTCCCGAGATCGAGAAGCGCATCGACCGCTACACCGCCAACCCGCACCCGACCCCGGTGCCGATGGCGGCGGAGTGA
- a CDS encoding NADH-quinone oxidoreductase subunit J yields the protein MTAAAAFFYLFAAITVASGFMVIASRNPVTSVLFLILAFVNASGLFVLMGAEFLAMILVVVYVGAVAVLFLFVVMMLDVDFAELRQGFQDYLPVGGLIGAVFLIELLLVVGSWAIDPGLVHGPLAVSPGSETVTNTQALGLVLYTNYFLFFQVAGLILLVAMIGAIVLTLRDRPGVKRQDIAIQNARTQADAVEVRHVPTGQGVEV from the coding sequence ATGACCGCAGCCGCCGCCTTCTTCTATCTGTTCGCCGCGATCACCGTCGCCTCCGGCTTCATGGTGATCGCCTCGCGCAACCCCGTCACCTCGGTGCTCTTCCTCATCCTCGCCTTCGTGAACGCCTCCGGGCTGTTCGTGCTGATGGGGGCGGAGTTCCTGGCCATGATCCTGGTCGTGGTCTATGTCGGCGCCGTCGCGGTGCTGTTCCTGTTCGTCGTGATGATGCTCGACGTCGATTTCGCCGAGCTGCGCCAGGGCTTCCAGGACTACCTGCCGGTCGGCGGGCTGATCGGGGCGGTGTTCCTGATCGAGCTGCTTCTCGTCGTCGGCTCCTGGGCGATCGATCCCGGCCTGGTGCACGGGCCGCTGGCGGTCTCGCCCGGTTCGGAGACCGTGACCAACACGCAGGCCCTGGGTCTCGTTCTCTACACCAACTACTTTTTGTTCTTCCAGGTCGCCGGCCTGATCCTATTGGTCGCGATGATCGGCGCGATCGTGCTGACCCTGCGCGACCGGCCCGGCGTCAAGCGCCAGGACATCGCGATCCAGAACGCCCGCACCCAGGCCGATGCCGTCGAGGTGCGCCACGTCCCGACCGGGCAGGGTGTCGAGGTCTGA
- the nuoL gene encoding NADH-quinone oxidoreductase subunit L gives MYHAIVFLPLIGFLIAGLFGRRIGPRASEVVTTGILVFVALLSWVAFFEVTGGHGHGATTHHVATWFTAGGLTVDWAFRADTLTAVMLVVVNSVSALVHLYSMGYMHEDPHRPRFFAYLSLFTFAMLMLVTSDNLVQMFFGWEGVGLASYLLIGFWYEKPSANAAAMKAFIVNRVGDFGFSLGIFLCFVLFGAVSYDAIFAKVPELKDATFHLLGYDWNALTICCLLLFMGAMGKSAQFLLHTWLPDAMEGPTPVSALIHAATMVTAGVFMVARLSPLFDAAPNALIVVTVIGGITAFFAATVGLVQNDIKRVIAYSTCSQLGYMFVALGVGAYAAGVFHLFTHAFFKALLFLGAGSVIHAMHHEQDMRNMGALRRYIPFTTAMMAIGTLALIGFPFTAGFYSKDAIIEAAYMSTRPGHVLAFLATVIAAFMTSFYSWRLFFMTFEGPARWQNAHGHDDHHGDAHAHHAVAHASAQADGAPGHHEGVAHDDKGHDVEPASHSAIEHHDHHAHTPHESPRVMTIPLAVLALGALFAGLVFKNRFIGEGMDEFWKGALAHGPDNHIMHDIHNAPAWVQHSPFVMLVLGFLLAFWMYIRRPELPHQLATNQPLLYRFLLNKWYFDELYDRIFVRPAKGFGEFLWKVGDGRIIDGMGPNGIAARVVDITRGVVRLQTGYVYHYAFVMLVGVAALVSWYLITGVSAATH, from the coding sequence ATGTACCACGCGATCGTCTTCCTGCCCCTGATCGGCTTCCTCATCGCCGGTCTGTTCGGGCGCCGCATCGGCCCGCGGGCCAGCGAGGTGGTGACCACCGGCATCCTCGTCTTCGTGGCGCTCCTGTCCTGGGTCGCCTTCTTCGAGGTCACCGGCGGGCACGGCCACGGCGCCACCACGCACCACGTCGCGACGTGGTTCACCGCCGGCGGCCTGACGGTCGACTGGGCGTTCCGGGCCGACACGCTGACCGCGGTCATGCTGGTGGTGGTCAACAGCGTCTCGGCGCTCGTCCACCTCTACTCGATGGGCTACATGCACGAGGACCCGCACCGGCCGCGGTTCTTCGCCTACCTGTCGCTCTTCACCTTCGCCATGCTGATGCTGGTGACGTCGGACAACCTCGTCCAGATGTTCTTCGGCTGGGAGGGTGTCGGCCTCGCCTCGTACCTGCTGATCGGCTTCTGGTACGAGAAGCCCTCGGCCAACGCCGCGGCGATGAAGGCCTTCATCGTCAACCGCGTCGGCGATTTCGGCTTCTCGCTCGGCATCTTCCTCTGTTTCGTGCTGTTCGGCGCCGTCAGCTACGACGCCATCTTCGCCAAGGTGCCGGAACTCAAGGACGCGACGTTCCACCTGCTCGGCTACGACTGGAACGCGCTCACCATCTGCTGCCTGCTGCTGTTCATGGGCGCGATGGGCAAGTCGGCGCAGTTCCTGCTCCATACCTGGCTGCCGGACGCGATGGAGGGCCCGACCCCGGTCTCGGCACTGATCCACGCCGCCACCATGGTGACCGCCGGCGTGTTCATGGTCGCCCGCCTGTCGCCGCTCTTCGATGCCGCGCCCAACGCGCTGATCGTCGTCACGGTGATCGGCGGCATCACGGCCTTCTTCGCCGCCACCGTCGGCCTCGTGCAGAACGACATCAAGCGCGTCATCGCCTACTCGACCTGCTCGCAGCTCGGCTACATGTTCGTCGCGCTCGGCGTCGGCGCCTACGCGGCGGGCGTGTTCCACCTCTTCACCCACGCCTTCTTCAAGGCGCTGCTGTTCCTCGGCGCCGGCTCGGTCATCCACGCGATGCACCACGAGCAGGACATGCGGAACATGGGCGCTCTGCGCCGCTACATCCCCTTCACCACCGCCATGATGGCGATCGGCACCCTGGCGCTGATCGGCTTCCCGTTCACGGCCGGATTCTACTCGAAGGACGCGATCATCGAGGCGGCCTACATGTCGACCAGGCCGGGCCACGTGCTGGCCTTCCTGGCGACCGTCATCGCGGCCTTCATGACCTCGTTCTACTCCTGGCGCCTGTTCTTCATGACCTTCGAGGGGCCTGCCCGCTGGCAGAACGCCCATGGTCATGACGACCACCACGGCGATGCCCACGCGCACCATGCGGTCGCCCATGCCTCTGCCCAAGCCGACGGCGCACCGGGCCACCACGAGGGTGTCGCCCACGACGACAAGGGCCATGACGTCGAGCCGGCCTCGCATTCGGCGATCGAGCACCACGACCACCACGCCCATACCCCGCACGAGAGCCCGCGGGTGATGACGATCCCGCTCGCGGTCCTGGCGCTCGGCGCGCTCTTCGCCGGCCTGGTGTTCAAGAACCGCTTCATCGGCGAGGGCATGGACGAGTTCTGGAAGGGCGCGCTCGCGCACGGCCCCGACAATCACATCATGCACGACATCCACAACGCGCCGGCCTGGGTGCAGCACTCGCCCTTCGTGATGCTGGTGCTCGGCTTCCTGCTCGCCTTCTGGATGTATATCCGCCGGCCGGAACTGCCGCATCAGCTCGCGACGAACCAGCCGCTGCTGTACCGCTTCCTGCTCAACAAGTGGTACTTCGACGAGCTTTACGACCGGATCTTCGTCCGTCCTGCCAAGGGCTTCGGCGAGTTCCTGTGGAAGGTCGGCGACGGCCGCATCATCGACGGGATGGGCCCGAACGGCATCGCCGCCCGCGTCGTCGACATCACCCGCGGCGTGGTCCGTCTCCAGACCGGCTACGTCTACCATTACGCCTTCGTGATGCTGGTCGGCGTCGCGGCCCTGGTGAGCTGGTACCTGATCACCGGCGTCTCCGCGGCCACCCACTGA
- the nuoI gene encoding NADH-quinone oxidoreductase subunit NuoI, translating to MKLDQVARGLLLKEFVTGFALAMRYFFKPKATINYPFEMGHRGPRFRGEHALRRYPNGEERCIACKLCEAVCPAQAITIEAGPRRNDGTRRTTRYDIDMVKCIYCGMCQEACPVDAIVEGPNFEFSVETREELLYDKEKLLANGDRWEREIARNIAADAPYR from the coding sequence ATGAAGCTCGACCAGGTCGCCCGCGGCCTGCTGTTGAAGGAGTTCGTCACCGGGTTCGCCCTGGCGATGCGCTACTTCTTCAAGCCCAAGGCGACGATCAACTACCCCTTCGAGATGGGCCATCGCGGCCCGCGCTTCCGCGGCGAGCACGCCCTGCGGCGCTACCCCAACGGGGAAGAGCGCTGCATCGCCTGCAAGCTGTGCGAGGCGGTGTGCCCGGCCCAGGCCATCACCATCGAGGCGGGCCCGCGCCGCAACGACGGCACGCGCCGCACCACGCGCTACGACATCGACATGGTGAAGTGCATCTATTGCGGCATGTGCCAGGAGGCCTGCCCGGTCGATGCCATCGTCGAGGGGCCGAACTTCGAGTTCTCGGTGGAGACCCGCGAGGAGCTTCTCTACGACAAGGAGAAGCTGCTCGCGAACGGCGACCGCTGGGAGCGCGAGATCGCCCGCAACATCGCGGCGGACGCGCCCTACCGCTGA